One Setaria italica strain Yugu1 chromosome I, Setaria_italica_v2.0, whole genome shotgun sequence DNA window includes the following coding sequences:
- the LOC101765852 gene encoding probable BOI-related E3 ubiquitin-protein ligase 3 produces MAVHAQYAAYAFPHDPRAITRPALDNAMISAPVFLGEPGGGGGHPLAAAAGGNMVFSDLTCIVNNNDDSGCAGQPRKRARVGDVAGAGLITDLQGQRALPPLPVSTTPQAFAAAGDVQSIRMLCSGAASTSGRPASLAPESQGLLSHLYRHGVEMDALIRIENERLRAGLQEARHRNVGAVVSAVERRLRAAEAELARALARNAELDERLRQTVAEGHAWQDVARSHEAVAAGLRATLDNLLRSPRAEGAEGDAEDAESCCFEFEQEEEEGAAEASAGTTRAACRSCGAADACVLLLPCRHLCLCGWCEAVAEACPVCAATKNASLHVLLP; encoded by the exons ATGGCCGTGCACGCCCAGTACGCCGCCTACGCCTTCCCCCATGACCCCCGCGCCATCACCAG GCCAGCGCTGGACAACGCAATGATCAGCGCGCCGGTGTTCCTCGgcgagcccggcggcggcggcggccacccgctggccgccgccgcgggcggcaaCATGGTGTTCAGCGACCTCACCTGCATCGTCAACAACAACGACGACAGCGGTTGCGCCGGGCAGCCGAGGAAGCGCGCGCGGGTGGGCGACGTGGCCGGCGCGGGTTTGATCACGGACCTGCAAGGCCAGCGCGCTCTACCGCCGCTGCCGGTGTCAACGACGCCGCAGGCGTTCGCGGCCGCAGGGGACGTGCAGAGCATCAGGATGCTCTGCTCTGGCGCCGCGTCCACCAGTGGGCGCCCGGCCAGCCTCGCGCCGGAGTCGCAGGGCCTCCTCTCCCACCTCTACCGCCACGGTGTCGAGATGGACGCGCTCATCCGCATCGAG AACGAGAGGCTGCGAGCAGGGCTGCAGGAGGCGCGGCACCGGAACGTCGGGGCGGTGGTGTCGGCGGTGGAGCGGCGCCTGCGGGcggccgaggccgagctggcGCGCGCCCTTGCGCGCAACGCGGAGCTCGACGAGAGGCTCCGTCAGACGGTAGCCGAGGGCCACGCGTGGCAGGACGTCGCCAGGAGCCACGAGGCCGTCGCGGCGGGCCTCCGCGCCACGCTCGACAACCTCCTGCGGTCACCACGCGCCGAGGGAGCCGAGGGCGACGCCGAGGACGCGGAGTCGTGCTGCTTCGAGttcgagcaggaggaggaggagggtgcggCAGAGGCGTCCGCCGGGACGACGAGGGCGGCGTGCAGATCGTGCGGCGCGGCGGACGCgtgcgtgctgctgctgccgtgccgGCACCTGTGCCTGTGCGGCTGGTGCGAGGCGGTGGCCGAGGCGTGCCCCGTATGCGCGGCCACCAAGAACGCCTCGCTCCACGTACTCCTGCCCTGA